From a single bacterium genomic region:
- the thiC gene encoding phosphomethylpyrimidine synthase ThiC — protein MTTQLESAKRGTITEQMRRVAEAEGLPAEKVRLEIAHGRLIIPANVNHRNLRPLGIGMALSCKINANIGNSALSSDLGCELDKLSCAIESGADAVMDLSTGPRIDDIRKAIIERSAVPVGTVPIYEAAEGVERIEDLTSDALLEVIERHAQQGVDFVTVHCGLLASHLRLALTRTTGIVSRGGALTARWMQRNGKENPLYTEFDRLLEICLKHDMSLSLGDGLRPGCIADASDAAQFAELDVLGRLVRRCREAGVQTMVEGPGHVPINEIEMNIRRQIELCDGAPFYVLGPIVTDIAAGHDHIASAIGGAIAASAGAAMLCYVTPAEHLGLPNADEVRQGVIAHKIAAHAADVARGRAHATNRDLSMAQARYALDWEEQFKFMLDPIGARKIWERSRKAEDPKTKGCEQDPEVCSMCGPKFCAVRMSRELAK, from the coding sequence ATGACCACACAGCTTGAGTCTGCAAAGAGAGGAACGATCACCGAACAGATGCGCCGGGTGGCGGAGGCCGAGGGACTGCCTGCGGAGAAGGTGCGCCTGGAGATCGCGCACGGCCGCCTGATCATCCCTGCGAACGTAAACCACAGGAACCTGCGCCCGCTCGGCATCGGCATGGCCCTCTCCTGCAAGATCAATGCGAACATCGGAAACTCGGCGCTCTCGTCGGACTTAGGCTGCGAACTCGACAAGCTCTCCTGCGCGATAGAGAGCGGCGCGGACGCGGTGATGGACCTCTCCACAGGGCCCCGCATCGACGATATCCGCAAGGCGATAATCGAGCGATCCGCCGTGCCGGTCGGGACTGTGCCGATCTACGAGGCTGCCGAAGGGGTCGAGCGCATAGAGGATCTGACCTCGGATGCGCTCCTCGAAGTGATCGAGCGCCACGCGCAGCAGGGCGTGGACTTCGTCACCGTGCACTGCGGCCTTCTCGCCTCACACCTCCGGCTCGCGCTCACGCGCACCACCGGGATCGTGAGCCGCGGAGGGGCGCTGACTGCGCGCTGGATGCAGAGGAACGGAAAGGAGAACCCGCTCTACACGGAGTTCGACCGCCTGCTCGAGATCTGTCTGAAACACGACATGTCCCTCTCCCTGGGCGACGGGCTGCGCCCCGGCTGCATCGCCGACGCCTCGGACGCAGCGCAGTTCGCGGAGCTCGACGTCCTGGGAAGACTCGTGAGGCGTTGCCGCGAGGCAGGCGTGCAGACGATGGTGGAGGGGCCGGGCCACGTGCCCATAAACGAGATCGAGATGAACATAAGAAGACAGATCGAGCTGTGCGACGGCGCCCCCTTCTATGTGCTGGGCCCGATCGTCACCGACATCGCGGCGGGCCACGACCACATCGCCTCGGCGATCGGCGGGGCGATCGCGGCCTCGGCGGGCGCCGCCATGCTCTGCTACGTCACCCCTGCCGAGCACCTGGGCCTTCCGAACGCCGACGAGGTCCGCCAGGGCGTGATCGCACACAAGATAGCGGCCCACGCGGCCGACGTGGCGCGAGGGAGGGCCCATGCGACGAACCGCGACCTCTCCATGGCCCAGGCCCGCTATGCCCTCGACTGGGAGGAGCAGTTCAAGTTCATGCTCGATCCTATTGGCGCCCGAAAGATCTGGGAGCGCTCGCGCAAGGCCGAGGACCCAAAGACCAAGGGGTGCGAACAAGACCCCGAGGTCTGCTCCATGTGCGGCCCGAAGTTCTGCGCAGTTCGCATGTCCAGGGAACTCGCTAAATAG
- a CDS encoding 2-iminoacetate synthase ThiH, giving the protein CALRLNLPDCGIVLSTRESAALRDRLMPLGVTQMSAGSATEPGGYSKEGSSGKQFHRQDTRSAAEVAEMISRAGYDPVWKDWERMT; this is encoded by the coding sequence TGCGCGCTGAGGCTCAACCTCCCCGACTGCGGGATCGTGCTCTCCACGCGCGAGTCCGCGGCGCTGAGGGATCGGCTCATGCCGCTCGGGGTGACGCAGATGAGCGCAGGCTCGGCCACGGAGCCGGGCGGGTACTCCAAAGAGGGATCGTCAGGAAAACAGTTTCACAGACAGGACACGCGCAGCGCCGCCGAGGTGGCGGAGATGATTTCCAGGGCCGGCTACGATCCGGTCTGGAAGGACTGGGAGAGGATGACATGA
- a CDS encoding P-loop NTPase — MSTDARIMKLRMEAAEAFVRGGVDAPQDACRPDEFMGITPARCQVVAVASGKGGTGKTFVAVNLAIELARTGLKVALIDADFGMANAHLLMGVEPRYDISNLLFAERTLDEVIEHGPMGVRMIAGGSCQTRLAICADSEMEPIMARLAPIEDQADIALVDLAAGVSQRTARFLTCAHDIILVANHEVTSRADVISTLGMLADTVGAATVHLVVNMARDRSHATVTFQQIWTRASRMWRGRIKLFFAGWIPQSRFVVSSIMRSKPVVIAHPQSLPTDCIKAMAARMGKHHSLWRSRQVGRWSAPSAFAPIAGVARHPVDQV, encoded by the coding sequence ATGTCTACTGACGCAAGGATAATGAAGCTGCGCATGGAGGCGGCGGAGGCATTTGTCCGAGGCGGCGTGGACGCGCCTCAGGACGCCTGCCGACCCGACGAGTTCATGGGCATCACCCCTGCCCGCTGCCAAGTGGTGGCGGTCGCCAGCGGCAAGGGCGGCACGGGCAAGACCTTCGTGGCCGTGAACCTCGCCATAGAGCTCGCGCGAACCGGCCTCAAGGTGGCGCTCATCGATGCAGACTTCGGCATGGCCAACGCCCATCTGCTGATGGGCGTAGAGCCCAGATACGACATATCCAACCTGCTCTTCGCAGAGAGGACGCTGGACGAGGTGATCGAGCACGGCCCCATGGGCGTGAGGATGATCGCAGGGGGCTCGTGCCAGACAAGGCTCGCCATCTGTGCAGACTCGGAGATGGAGCCGATAATGGCCAGGCTCGCCCCCATCGAGGATCAGGCGGATATCGCGCTCGTCGACCTGGCGGCCGGCGTTTCGCAGCGCACCGCGCGGTTTCTCACCTGCGCCCACGACATCATCCTGGTGGCCAACCACGAGGTCACCTCGCGCGCGGACGTCATCTCCACGCTCGGGATGCTCGCCGACACGGTCGGGGCGGCCACGGTGCACCTCGTCGTCAACATGGCGCGCGACCGCTCGCACGCCACCGTGACCTTTCAGCAGATATGGACGCGCGCCAGCCGCATGTGGCGCGGCCGCATAAAGCTATTCTTCGCAGGCTGGATACCCCAGAGCCGCTTCGTCGTAAGCTCGATCATGCGATCGAAGCCCGTCGTGATCGCGCATCCGCAATCCCTGCCGACCGACTGCATAAAGGCCATGGCCGCAAGGATGGGGAAACATCACTCCCTCTGGCGCAGCCGCCAGGTCGGCCGCTGGAGCGCGCCCTCGGCCTTCGCGCCGATCGCCGGCGTGGCCAGACACCCCGTCGACCAGGTTTGA